One Lucilia cuprina isolate Lc7/37 chromosome 4, ASM2204524v1, whole genome shotgun sequence DNA segment encodes these proteins:
- the LOC124419781 gene encoding uncharacterized protein LOC124419781: protein MSLPKNNNIHVSSVVEEIVSIEENMNFLSDEDGNIILNIPVVQNTSENSQLDDLLQTFNLIELKVFIKGRYKEAIPPIGIRACFREKLFSWRKTEYGIDDETLSEAIAEKVVSWLQNQSNIGTTSTPTSSYSQSVGSCKLSKSLKQILEESLKGKSLTSFYKQNDNLTDSFRAELINIILEDIFYHEAKLSPKDFPIIVDEIVSNFPSEIREYYFIPRGRKANPGGKLWDKYVNQKAKRARSSVKIKENIDASNSNSLTVNSELDESILLALKAYLSRDFSNWDEVKDKWQRTFLLRQKELKLSTNNYEFLENWPLYSNARSNELINIDFELMHPNKSHLLFSKWKGFLEKIVSYYYLHIKDKRSKEVLTNSKNTTEQNSLDYIHTILLNSVILPNARFSDKRGKNSKKISIPDANESFIVHLTTINDYEKVISELKEKYYNRSLTIQPFIIVVGHSIYNLEKFYVYFDKTLLKCDSFLKSLDICFKIIYTLSLEYPKGCQGPWLFIQEYFYEIKPINDNKLSAIYSLLNFLKT, encoded by the exons atgtctTTGCCTAAGAATAATAATATTCATGTGTCAAGTGTTGTGGAAGAAATTGTATCAATTGAAGAAAACATGAATTTCTTAAGTGACGAAGAtggtaatattatattaaatattccaGTTGTTCAGAATACTAGTGAAAATTCACAATTAGATGATCTGCTGCAAACTTTTAACTTAATTGAA CTTAAGGTATTTATCAAAGGAAGATATAAGGAAGCCATACCCCCTATTGGTATTCGTGCTTGTTTCCgagaaaaactttttagttgGAGAAAAACTGAG TACGGAATTGATGACGAAACATTGTCTGAAGCGATAGCCGAAAAAGTAGTTTCATGGCTACAAAACCAATCTAATATTGGAACAACATCAACACCAACATCATCTTATTCTCAATCAGTTGGAAGTTGTAAGCTATCTAAG agtCTAAAGCAGATTTTAGAAGAAAGTCTTAAGGGGAAatctttaacaagtttttataaacaaaacgaTAACTTGACTGATTCATTTCGTGCAGAAttgattaatataattttggaaGACATATTTTATCATGAAGCTAAGTTATCACCGAAAGATTTTCCAATAATAGTGGATGAAATTGTCAGCAACTTCCCCAGTGAGATAAga GAATACTATTTTATTCCACGAGGTAGAAAAGCGAATCCAGGAGGGAAGCTTTGGGATAAATACGTTAATCAAAAGGCAAAGCGTGCACGCTCATcagttaaaattaaagaaaatatagatGCTTCGAATTCCAACTCGCTGACAGTTAATTCTGAACTCGATGAATCAATTTTACTAGCTTTAAAAGCTTACCTTTCTAGAGATTTTTCTAATTGGGATGAAGTTAAAGATAAATGGCAACGAACATTCTTGTTAAGGCAAAAAGAGTTGAAGTTATCTACCAATAATTATGAATTTCTAGAGAACTGGCCTCTTTATTCTAACGCTCGGTCTAACGAACTa aTTAATATCGATTTCGAACTGATGCACCCAAATAAGAGTCATCTTCTTTTCAGTAAATggaagggatttttggaaaaaattgtaaGCTATtactatttacatataaaagacAAAAGGTCTAAGGAAGTTCTGACAAATTCGAAGAATACTACTGAACAaa ATTCATTAGATTACATACACACTATTCTGCTAAATTCAGTTATTTTACCAAACGCACGTTTTTCGGATAAACgaggaaaaaattcaaaaaagattTCTATACCAGATGCTAACGAGAGTTTTATTGTTCACCTTACCACTATAAATGATTATGAAAAGGTAATATCAGAACTAAAAGAGAAATATTATAACAGAAGTTTAACTATTCAACCTTTTATAATAGTTGTAGGTCATAGTATTTATaatcttgaaaaattttacgtatattttgataaaacactCTTAAAATGTGActcttttttgaaaagtttagatatttgctttaaaataatttatacattgTCTTTAGAATATCCAAAAGGATGCCAAGGTCCGTGGCTATTTATACAAGAATACTTTTACGAAATTAAACCTATTAATGATAACAAATTATCAGCCATTTACTCcttgttaaactttttaaaaacataa